The Macrobrachium nipponense isolate FS-2020 chromosome 1, ASM1510439v2, whole genome shotgun sequence genome includes a window with the following:
- the LOC135218749 gene encoding cuticle protein 8-like, which produces MPLRCDTVGSSISFIVSEFETLWMGLIVVAVAVAYALADLPPSYESPAPSYHTPAPVGPAQYNFNYAVKDDYSKNDFGHQEARDGFDTKGTYYFQLPNGRLQKVPYYANGDSGYVA; this is translated from the exons ATGCCCTTACGGTGCGACACTGTTGGGTCTTCCATTAGTTTCATAGTCAGCGAATTCGAAACTCTTTGGATGG GTTTGATCGTGGTAGCTGTTGCAGTTGCATATGCCCTTGCAGATTTGCCTCCATCCTATGAATCCCCTGCACCATCCTATCACACTCCAGCTCCTGTG GGTCCGGCTCAGTACAACTTCAACTATGCCGTGAAGGACGACTACTCCAAAAACGACTTCGGCCATCAGGAGGCTCGAGATGGCTTTGATACCAAAGGAACCTACTACTTCCAGCTTCCTAATGGCCGTCTGCAGAAGGTGCCTTACTATGCCAACGGTGACTCTGGATACGTGGCCTAG
- the LOC135219277 gene encoding pro-resilin-like, whose translation MALKGLIVAAVAFACASADLRPSYGPPAPAYHASAPVGPAQYNFNYAVKDDNSRNDFGHQENRNGYDTKGTYYVQLPDGRLQKVTYYVNGDSGYVAEVSYQGEAYYPQPAKGYPPAPQVGYS comes from the exons ATGGCTCTAAAG GGTTTGATTGTGGCAGCTGTTGCATTTGCATGTGCCTCAGCCGATTTACGTCCATCCTATGGGCCTCCTGCACCAGCCTATCACGCTTCTGCTCCTGTG GGTCCTGCTCAGTACAACTTCAACTATGCCGTGAAGGACGACAACTCCCGGAACGACTTCGGCCATCAGGAAAACAGAAATGGATACGACACCAAAGGAACCTACTACGTGCAGCTTCCCGACGGCCGTCTGCAGAAGGTGACTTACTACGTCAACGGTGACTCAGGGTACGTGGCCGAGGTGTCTTACCAGGGAGAAGCTTACTACCCACAGCCCGCCAAAGGATACCCACCGGCTCCCCAGGTCGGCTACTCTTAA
- the LOC135219279 gene encoding pro-resilin-like: MSLRGLIVAAVAFACASADLRPSYGPPAPAYHASAPVGPAQYNFNYAVKDNSRNDFGHQENRNGYDTKGTYYVQLPDGRLQKVTYYVNGDSGYVAEVSYQGEAYYPQPAKGYPPAPQVGYV, from the exons ATGTCTCTGAGG GGTTTGATTGTGGCAGCTGTTGCATTTGCATGTGCCTCAGCCGATTTACGTCCATCCTATGGGCCTCCTGCACCAGCCTATCACGCTTCTGCTCCTGTG GGTCCCGCTCAGTACAACTTCAACTACGCCGTGAAGGACAACTCCCGGAACGACTTCGGCCATCAGGAAAACAGAAATGGATACGACACCAAAGGAACCTACTACGTGCAGCTTCCCGACGGTCGTCTGCAGAAGGTGACTTACTACGTCAACGGTGACTCAGGGTACGTGGCCGAGGTGTCCTACCAGGGAGAAGCTTACTACCCACAGCCTGCCAAAGGATACCCACCGGCTCCTCAGGTCGGCTACGTCTAA
- the LOC135219278 gene encoding pro-resilin-like yields the protein MSLRGLIVAAVAFACASADLRPSYGPPAPAYHASAPVGPAQYNFHYAVKDNHSKNDFGHQENRNGYDTKGTYYVELPDGRLQKVTYYVNGDSGYVAEVSYQGEAYYPQPAKGYPPAPQVGYV from the exons ATGTCTCTGAGG GGTTTGATTGTGGCAGCTGTTGCATTTGCATGTGCCTCAGCCGATTTACGTCCATCCTATGGGCCTCCTGCACCAGCCTATCACGCTTCTGCTCCTGTG GGTCCTGCTCAGTACAACTTCCACTACGCCGTGAAGGACAACCACTCCAAAAACGACTTCGGCCATCAGGAAAACAGAAATGGATACGACACCAAAGGAACTTACTACGTGGAGCTTCCCGACGGCCGTCTGCAGAAGGTGACTTACTACGTCAACGGTGACTCAGGGTATGTGGCCGAGGTGTCCTACCAGGGAGAAGCTTACTACCCACAGCCCGCCAAAGGATACCCACCGGCTCCTCAGGTCGGCTACGTCTAA
- the LOC135219281 gene encoding pro-resilin-like yields MAAKVLQLVVMASVTIVATQSMLQYAPLYDYSKAVLVQKTSPHYSFSYALKDDHLGNDFGHEEIRDGYDTKGHYYANLPGGSFQKVSYYVAGGSEFVPKVSYLKDKLPVSVPSPITYV; encoded by the exons ATGGCAGCTAAG GTTCTTCAATTGGTAGTGATGGCATCTGTCACTATTGTAGCAACCCAATCAATGTTGCAGTATGCACCTCTATACGACTATTCTAAAGCAGTG CTCGTGCAAAAGACATCACCTCACTATTCCTTCAGCTACGCCTTGAAGGACGACCATCTTGGCAACGACTTTGGCCACGAGGAAATCCGCGATGGTTACGACACCAAAGGACACTATTACGCGAATCTTCCTGGCGGGAGTTTCCAAAAAGTGTCATACTACGTCGCAGGGGGTTCTGAGTTCGTGCCAAAGGTCTCATACTTGAAAGATAAATTGCCAGTCTCTGTTCCTTCTCCAATTACATATGTTTAA